The following coding sequences are from one Lolium rigidum isolate FL_2022 chromosome 6, APGP_CSIRO_Lrig_0.1, whole genome shotgun sequence window:
- the LOC124661427 gene encoding clavaminate synthase-like protein At3g21360, with protein MAGSSFFQEARLPEQRAVEGIAFPAVLVPSGGPPGQGSLDEFLAAVRSERASRVEPLLREAGAVLLRGFPALTAADFDRAVDAFGYEELPYVGGAAPRSNVVGRVFTANESPPDQKIPFHHEMAQVPTFPAKLFFFCEVEPRSGGETPIVLSHYVYKRMNEKFPEFVEKLEKHGLIYTRVLGEGDDPSSPIGRGWHSTFLTKDKAVAEERAAKLGMKLEWTDDGVKTLMGPIPAVKWDEVRMRKIWFNSMVAAYTGWKDARNDPVKAVTFGDGSPLPADVIEECGKILEEECVAVPWQKGDILLIDNWAVLHSRRSFEPPRRILASLCK; from the exons ATGGCGGGGAGCAGCTTCTTCCAGGAAGCGCGCCTCCCGGAGCAGCGGGCCGTCGAGGGCATCGCCTTCCCTGcggtgctcgtcccgagcggcggACCACCGGGACAAGGAAGCCTCGACGAGTTCCTGGCGGCGGTGCGGTCGGAGCGGGCGTCCCGGGTGGAGCCGCTGCTGCGGGAGGCCGGGGCGGTGCTGCTGCGTGGGTTTCCCGCGCTGACGGCGGCGGACTTCGACCGCGCCGTGGACGCGTTCGGGTACGAGGAGCTGCCGTAcgtcggcggcgcggcgccccGCAGCAACGTTGTGGGGCGGGTGTTCACCGCCAACGAGTCGCCGCCCGACCAGAAGATCCCCTTCCACCACGAGATGGCGCAG GTTCCAACATTCCCAGCGAAATTGTTCTTCTTCTGTGAAGTGGAACCGAGGAGTGGTGGAGAGACACCAATAGTGCTCAGCCATTATGTTTATAAGAGGATGAACGAAAAATTTCcggaatttgtggaaaaattgGAAAAACATGGCCTTATATACACGCGGGTCTTAGGAGAGGGTGACGACCCATCTTCTCCAATCGGCCGTGGATGGCACTCTACATTTCTCACTAAAGATAAAGCCGTTGCCGAGGAAAG GGCTGCGAAGCTTGGAATGAAGCTGGAATGGACCGACGACGGAGTTAAAACATTAATGGGTCCGATACCCGCAGTCAAGTGGGACGAGGTCCGAATGAGGAAAATATGGTTCAACAGCATGGTTGCTGCCTACACCGGGTGGAAGGATGCTCGGAACGATCCTGTTAAGGCTGTCACGTTTGGTGACGGCTCACCCTTGCCTGCCGATGTCATAGAAGAATGTGGGAAGATCTTAGAGGAGGAATGTGTCGCCGTTCCGTGGCAGAAAGGTGACATTCTTCTCATTGACAACTGGGCGGTCCTGCACTCTCGGCGGTCTTTCGAGCCTCCACGGCGCATACTTGCTTCTCTTTGTAAATAG